The segment TCGTCTTCGTTGGCTCCGTCGGTCAGGATGATGACACTGTTGACGTAGTTGGGGTCGTATCCCTCCTTGACGCGCCGAAACGCAGCCAACGTGGTGTCGTAGAGCCCGGTTCCGCCTCCGACGAGACCCGGGAGGCCCCGGATCGAATCGAGAATGGCGTCGCGCTGCGACTTTCCGTTGAACGTACCGTCGGCCTCACCCATCGGCACCAGCTCACGGTAGTCCTGCTTGCCACCACCGAGTCCGATCGAGAACGCCCACAACCCCATCTGCGTCTGATCGCTGAAGAGCGAGTTGGCACCTATCGACGCGTCGACGGTCAGCGCGATACGCGTGGAGTCACCCGATTTCGCGGCCATGGAACCCGACACGTCCTCGACGACGAGGGTGCGCAGCGGTAGCGCGAGCACGGCCCAATCCCGCAGCGTCGTTTCGATGGACAGCGGGTTCTTGATCTCGAGCGACGCGACGGACCCGACGCCTCGGCCGTCGGGAAGTGGTGTGCCACTCGATGTCCGGAAGCCGACTGCGACCAGGGTGTCGGCAGCCGACGCGGTGGCGAGAACCGAGCCCAAGGCCGCTCCGGCCTGCTTGACGCGGTCGTACTCGGGGCCGGCAGGCGCGGTCACGGCGAGCGGGTAGTTGAGGAAGTAGCTGCCGGTCGGCGGAACCGACTCCGCCAGAGCCGATCCCGGATTGTCGGCCTCGTAGGCGAGCAGTGCCTGTTCGGTGGCCACACTGGTACCACCGTCCGCGGCCACCTGGGCCACCAGATCCGGGGTGTCGTGTGGGGCGTCCGCGATCCGTCCGAAGTCCTGGGCCATTGGCACCAGTGCGGCCGACACCGCCTTCGCGTCGGAGATTGCCACCTCGGATTCGGCCAGCGCGCCGAGGATCGCGGCATTCGAGGCGCTGCTGGTCAGTGGATCACCGATGCGTTGACCGGGAAGCTGGAGCACGCTGAGCCAGGTATCGGTCACCGGCACGGCATCGGACTTCGAAACCAGGACCGGCAGTGTGTTCGCGACGGAGGTCTTGGCCAGCTCGGGTAGCGCTCCGGTCGAGCGGAGTGTCTTGAGCAGCCATAGCGTCGAATCCGGAATCCACAGGTCCGGGCGACCGTCGTCGGTTCCAGCGATTTCGGTGGCGGTATCGGTGGGACGTTCTGCTCGCACCTCGAAGTTCACGCAACCGCGCTCGACCTCGCCTGCCTGCGCGAGAATCCGCTGCACCGGCTCGGCGATGGAGGTGTCCACCGCGAGCGAGACCGTGTCGAGGGAATCGCAGGAGTTCGCACCGGATGCGCGCACCGCTTGCACTCCGAAGAATCCACCGACCACGACGACGACGGCCACCAGGGCGACCACCGCCCAGATGACGGCCGACCCGGACCTGCGCGCACTACCGCTGTGACGTCCCGACATCTGTGCAAACCCCCTGCTCGGCCCCCGTTGCGCTCACAGGACGAGAGCAACCGTACGCACACTCAGAAGTGACGCGACGCACAGCATAGTAGCCTTCTCAACGACCGGAGCGGCTTCTGAGCGCATTGACGAACACGTTGGGGATCTCCGCAGGATTTCGTGCGACGAAGCTCGTACCGCCCGTAGCGGCCGAAATTTGTTGCAGCACACCGGCATCTGCATCGTCGGTGATGCCGATGGTGACGATGACGACCGGCTTGGACGGGTCCTGCTCGGCGCGCAGGGTCGACAGCAGCTCGTCGAGCGAGATGCTGTCGGGGTCCTCGTTGGTGCCGTCGGTGAGGATGATGACGCTGTTCACGGCATCGGGGTCGTAGCCCTGCTGCACGGTACGGAACGCGGCCAACGTGGTGTCGTACAACCCGGTACCACCGCCGACCAGGGACGGAAGGCTGCGGATCTGCTGCAGCAGCACCTCGCGCTGACTG is part of the Rhodococcus sp. SBT000017 genome and harbors:
- a CDS encoding VWA domain-containing protein, coding for MSGRHSGSARRSGSAVIWAVVALVAVVVVVGGFFGVQAVRASGANSCDSLDTVSLAVDTSIAEPVQRILAQAGEVERGCVNFEVRAERPTDTATEIAGTDDGRPDLWIPDSTLWLLKTLRSTGALPELAKTSVANTLPVLVSKSDAVPVTDTWLSVLQLPGQRIGDPLTSSASNAAILGALAESEVAISDAKAVSAALVPMAQDFGRIADAPHDTPDLVAQVAADGGTSVATEQALLAYEADNPGSALAESVPPTGSYFLNYPLAVTAPAGPEYDRVKQAGAALGSVLATASAADTLVAVGFRTSSGTPLPDGRGVGSVASLEIKNPLSIETTLRDWAVLALPLRTLVVEDVSGSMAAKSGDSTRIALTVDASIGANSLFSDQTQMGLWAFSIGLGGGKQDYRELVPMGEADGTFNGKSQRDAILDSIRGLPGLVGGGTGLYDTTLAAFRRVKEGYDPNYVNSVIILTDGANEDEGSISLDQLLASLQQEQDPVRPIVIITVGVTGDADPVALQQISAVTGGTSYVAEDPRDIPDVFVKALNSRTERLAGE